The genomic segment CGCGGCAGCTTGCGGCCCTCATCAGTTGCTTCAGGAGAACACCATGCTAGATACCGCCATCCAGGGACAACTCTCCGCATATCTGGAGAGACTGCAGGCGCCGATCGAACTCGTCGCCTCGCTCGACGACAGCTCGACGGCCACGCAGATGCGGGAAATGCTCTCGGAAATCGCAGCGCTGTCGCCCAAGGTCAGCGCCCGTTTCGATGGCGAAGATGCGCGACGGCCCTCGTTCTCGGTCGGGCTTCCGGGCTCCCCTGGTCGCATCCGCTTTGCCGGTCTGCCGCTGGGGCACGAGTTCACCTCGCTCGTGCTCGCGCTGCTGCAAACGGGAGGACATCCACCGCGCGTGGAAGCGTCGCTCATCGAGCAGATCAGGAATCTGCAGGGAGGGTATCGGTTCGAGACCTTCATTTCCCTGTCCTGCCACAACTGCCCGGACGTGGTGCAGGCGCTCAACCTGATGGCGGTGCTGAACGACGGCGTCGAGAGCGTCATGATCGACGGCGCTGCGTTTCAGAACGAAGTGAGCCAGCGCCAGATCATGGCGGTACCGGCGGTGTTCCTGAACGGGGAGGCCTTCGGGCAGGGCCGCATGTCACTCGAGGAAATCGTCGCCCGCCTCGACACCGGTGCCGCTGCACGCGACGCAGAGGAACTGGCGAACCGCGATCCGTACGATGTTCTGATCGTCGGCGGCGGCCCGGCCGGCGCGGCGGCGGCCATCTATGCCGCGCGCAAGGGTATCCGCACGGGTGTGGTGACGGAGCGCTTCGGCGGCCAGGTGCTGGATACGCTCGGCATCGAGAATTTCATCTCCGTGCCCCGCACCGAAGGCCCGAAGCTGGTGGCGGCGCTCGAAGAGCATGTGCGGGAGTACGAGGTGGAGATCGTCAACCGGCAGCGTGCCGCCGCCTTGCTGCCGCCGAGCGAGGGCTACATCGGTGTTCGCCTGGCGTCAGGACCCGTGCTCAAGAGCCGGTCGATCATTCTCGCAACCGGCGCCCGGTGGCGCGAGATGGAAGTGCCGGGAGAGAGGGAATACAAAGGCAAGGGCGTGTGCTTCTGCCCGCACTGCGACGGCCCGCTGTTCAAGGGCAAGCGCGTGGCGGTGATCGGCGGGGGCAACTCCGGCGTCGAAGCGGCGATCGACTTGGCGGGTATCGTTGCGCACGTGACCTTGCTCGAGTTCGACAGCAAGCTGCGCGCGGACGCCGTGCTGCAGGCCAAGCTCACGAGTCTGCTCAACGTCGACGTGATCGTGAACGCGCTCACCTCCGAGGTGCTGGGTGACGGCAACAAGGTCGTCGGGCTCGACTATCAGGACCGTGTCGGCGGCGAGAAGCATCACCTTGACCTCGACGGCATCTTCGTGCAGATCGGCCTGCTGCCGAACACGGACTGGCTCAATGACGCCATCAAGCTCTCGCCGCGAGGCGAGATCGAGGTCGACAGCCACGGCCGCACCTCGATGGCAGGCGTCTTCGCTGCAGGCGATGCGACGACGACTCCCTTCAAGCAGATCGTCATCGCCATGGGCGAAGGATCGAAGGCAAGCCTGAGCGCCTTCGACTATCTCATCCGCAGTACTGCTCCGGCGCCCGTCGCCGTCGCCGCCTAGCATTCCGTCCAGTCGACCGCGGACGCGGGTTCATTCGTCCAAGGCTGTCCCGTTCGCCCGGAGCCTCAGGAGGGCTCCGGGCGCTGTTTCTTCCCGCCCCGCACGCACTGCATCGGCGTTTCGGCTCTTCCGCGGCTGTCGAAACCGTGAACCCTCGATCGTCGTGAAGAAAGGCGGCGCTTCGCCGCCGACCGGGCCCGGCTCCAATCACCGGCAGTAGGCCTACCTCGGAACAGGAGACTCACATGACTTACGTTGATGGATTCGTTGCCGCCGTGCCCACGGCCAACCGCGAAATTTACCGCCTGCACGCTGAGGCCGCCTCTGTCGTTTTCAAGGAGCATGGCGCGCTCACGCTCGTGGAATGCTGGGGTGACGACGTTCCCGAAGGCAAGCTCACGTCTTTTCCGATGGCGGTGAAATGTCAGGCCGACGAGACGGTCGTGTTCGCGTGGATTACCTGGCCATCGCGCGAGGTGCGAGATGCGGGGATGGAGAAGGTGATGGTCGATCCGCGTCTTCAGCCCGACAGCAAGCCGATGCCCTTCGACGGCAAGCGGATGATCTACGGGGGCTTCCAAGTGATCGTCGACGCCTGAGGCGCTGGCGCCTCAGGCACGTTTTCCGGCGGCGGACGCGCCCGTCAGGGCAGGGTGCGCAGCAGGAGCGAGGGCGACAAAGCGCCGACGCGGCGCTTCTCGACGCGACACTCGTGCGTCGGAACGACGGTGCCGTCCTCGTTGGCGGTTTCGAGGCGCACGGTGAAGCCCCAGAGGTACGCGAGATGCCTCAGGACGTCCTTGTAGGGCGGCGTGAGCGGGCGGCGATTGTTGCGATAGTGGCGGAGCGTAAGCGAGCGGTCGCCACGCACGTCGACGTTCACGATCTGGATGTTGGGCTCGCGCTCGCTCAACGCGTATTGCTGGGCCAGTGCCGTGCGCAAGTCGCGGTAACCCGCATCGTCGTGGATCGCACCCACCTCGAGATGAGGGTTGTGATCGTCGTCGATCAGGCAGAAGAACCGGAAATCGCGCATGAGCTTCGGCGACAGGAACTGCTGAATGAAGCTCTCGTCCTTGAAATTGCGCATCGCGAAGTCGAGCGTCGGTACCCAGCCCGACCCCGCGATGTCAGGAAACCAGCGACGGTCTTCAGCGGTCGGCGACTGGCAGATGCGCTGGATGTCGCGGTACATCGCGAAACCAAGCGCATAGGGGTTGATGCCGCCAAAGTACGGACTGTCGAACTCCGGCTGCGTGAGCACGTTGGTGTGCGAATGCAGAATCTCCAGCATGAAGCTGTCGGTGAGAAGTCCCTCGTCGAAGAGCGTCTGCAGGATCGTGTAGTGCCAGAAGGTGGCCCAGCCTTCGTTCATGACCTGCGTTTGCCGCTGCGGGTAGAAGTACTGGGCGAGCTTGCGAACGATGCGTGCGATCTCGCGCTGCCAAGGCTCGAGAAGCGGCGCATGCTTCTCCAGGAAATAGAGGAGATTCTCCTGCGGTTCCGATGGGAACATCTGTTCCGCCGGTTCCGCGCTTTCGGTCTGTCGCCGCGGCAGGGTGCGCCAGAGTTCGTTGACCTGCTGCTGCAGGTGTTCCTCGCGCTCCTTGAGCCGCAGCCGCTCCTGTGCGAGCGATCGCTTGGCCGGGCGCTTGTAGCGATCGACGCCGAAATTCGCCAGGGCATGGCACGCGTCCAGTGTCCGCTCGACCTCTTCTTCGCCGTAGCGCTGCTCGCATTCGGCGAGGTACTGGCGGGCGAAGAGGAGATAGTCGATGATCGCGTCCGGCTGCGTCCAGGTGCGGAAGAGATAATTCCCCTTGAAGAACGAGTTGTGCCCGTACGATGCGTGCGCGATCACCAGCGCCT from the Betaproteobacteria bacterium genome contains:
- the ahpF gene encoding alkyl hydroperoxide reductase subunit F codes for the protein MLDTAIQGQLSAYLERLQAPIELVASLDDSSTATQMREMLSEIAALSPKVSARFDGEDARRPSFSVGLPGSPGRIRFAGLPLGHEFTSLVLALLQTGGHPPRVEASLIEQIRNLQGGYRFETFISLSCHNCPDVVQALNLMAVLNDGVESVMIDGAAFQNEVSQRQIMAVPAVFLNGEAFGQGRMSLEEIVARLDTGAAARDAEELANRDPYDVLIVGGGPAGAAAAIYAARKGIRTGVVTERFGGQVLDTLGIENFISVPRTEGPKLVAALEEHVREYEVEIVNRQRAAALLPPSEGYIGVRLASGPVLKSRSIILATGARWREMEVPGEREYKGKGVCFCPHCDGPLFKGKRVAVIGGGNSGVEAAIDLAGIVAHVTLLEFDSKLRADAVLQAKLTSLLNVDVIVNALTSEVLGDGNKVVGLDYQDRVGGEKHHLDLDGIFVQIGLLPNTDWLNDAIKLSPRGEIEVDSHGRTSMAGVFAAGDATTTPFKQIVIAMGEGSKASLSAFDYLIRSTAPAPVAVAA
- a CDS encoding SpoVR family protein encodes the protein MGPPAPALRRRAAAPLPGGSEWSFGLIERYDREIRRVAETFGLDTFPNQIEIISAEQMMDAYASNGMPIGYYHWSFGKHFLATEQTYKRGRMGLAYEIVINSSPCIAYLLEENTMPMQALVIAHASYGHNSFFKGNYLFRTWTQPDAIIDYLLFARQYLAECEQRYGEEEVERTLDACHALANFGVDRYKRPAKRSLAQERLRLKEREEHLQQQVNELWRTLPRRQTESAEPAEQMFPSEPQENLLYFLEKHAPLLEPWQREIARIVRKLAQYFYPQRQTQVMNEGWATFWHYTILQTLFDEGLLTDSFMLEILHSHTNVLTQPEFDSPYFGGINPYALGFAMYRDIQRICQSPTAEDRRWFPDIAGSGWVPTLDFAMRNFKDESFIQQFLSPKLMRDFRFFCLIDDDHNPHLEVGAIHDDAGYRDLRTALAQQYALSEREPNIQIVNVDVRGDRSLTLRHYRNNRRPLTPPYKDVLRHLAYLWGFTVRLETANEDGTVVPTHECRVEKRRVGALSPSLLLRTLP
- a CDS encoding DUF1428 domain-containing protein, yielding MTYVDGFVAAVPTANREIYRLHAEAASVVFKEHGALTLVECWGDDVPEGKLTSFPMAVKCQADETVVFAWITWPSREVRDAGMEKVMVDPRLQPDSKPMPFDGKRMIYGGFQVIVDA